A stretch of the Thalassotalea euphylliae genome encodes the following:
- a CDS encoding HDOD domain-containing protein, whose protein sequence is MQLFEQHDATWVLYQRYISLCIKKEFAQQQTGTLVTFNHQDSEQAHRRRELLEVEEQAKQEKAIKEHGEQHFRNQVMNKFFTKVAGEINTEFEQKENFYQSFLAIEDAAPAILEILSLRAASLNRVTPLVSSLHWLAEEAINLVNKPQYRKNADVKVTQANLAVSYIGLENLKLVMPTFILKHWLPLSTAPYPLMKRKLWNDSLSVALATRALGEAQGIDWYRAFTAGMLSNVGTLAVTRCFLEKFSDSYNREIKDAYDNRDKRLHDALVSLEQSPELLLEQLCTRSYMVGADLIEQMKFDRLPITEPLFDLAFARTTSAMSELAQLVTKAKAYVMFRSLAKEELINNDEAKQLLSVAKITPADIALLKKTDINHLKLNFS, encoded by the coding sequence ATGCAGCTTTTTGAACAACACGACGCCACTTGGGTACTTTATCAGCGCTATATTAGCCTATGTATCAAGAAAGAATTTGCCCAGCAGCAAACTGGTACCCTAGTGACTTTTAATCACCAAGACAGTGAACAAGCACATCGTCGTCGTGAGTTACTCGAAGTTGAAGAGCAAGCAAAACAAGAAAAGGCGATAAAAGAGCACGGTGAGCAACATTTTCGCAATCAAGTAATGAATAAGTTCTTTACCAAAGTTGCTGGCGAAATTAACACTGAATTCGAGCAAAAAGAAAATTTTTACCAGAGTTTTCTGGCCATAGAAGATGCTGCGCCAGCTATTCTGGAAATTCTCTCATTGCGCGCAGCCTCACTTAATCGCGTTACCCCGCTGGTTAGCAGCTTGCATTGGTTGGCTGAAGAAGCAATTAACCTAGTCAATAAACCTCAGTATCGCAAAAATGCAGACGTAAAAGTTACACAAGCCAATTTGGCCGTTAGCTATATTGGTTTAGAAAACTTAAAGTTAGTGATGCCAACCTTTATTTTAAAACACTGGTTACCACTTAGCACAGCGCCTTACCCGCTGATGAAGCGCAAATTGTGGAACGATAGTTTATCAGTTGCCTTAGCGACTAGAGCATTAGGCGAAGCGCAAGGGATAGACTGGTATCGCGCCTTTACCGCGGGCATGTTATCCAATGTTGGCACACTCGCTGTCACCCGCTGTTTTCTTGAAAAATTTAGTGACTCGTATAACCGAGAAATTAAAGATGCTTACGATAATCGCGATAAGCGATTGCATGACGCGCTGGTCAGTCTAGAGCAATCACCTGAGCTATTACTAGAACAGCTGTGCACGCGTAGTTATATGGTGGGTGCCGATCTAATTGAACAAATGAAGTTTGACCGCCTGCCGATTACCGAACCATTATTCGACCTAGCTTTCGCTCGTACCACCTCGGCAATGAGTGAACTGGCACAGTTGGTAACGAAAGCAAAGGCTTACGTAATGTTTCGCAGCTTAGCGAAAGAAGAACTGAT
- a CDS encoding anthranilate synthase component II, protein MLLMIDNYDSFTFNLVHYFQSLGQEVKVVRNDEVTIADIEALAPQYLVVSPGPCDPDKAGISLAAIAHFAGIIPILGVCLGHQCIAQHFGAKVERARQVMHGKTSHISHLGSGLFEDLNQPLEVTRYHSLIVNRQSLPSELQVTAWTTHATGEFDEIMALEHQTLPIASVQFHPESILTEQGHILLNNFLAKYRRE, encoded by the coding sequence GTGCTGTTAATGATCGACAATTATGATTCTTTTACCTTTAACCTCGTGCATTATTTTCAATCGCTCGGGCAAGAGGTAAAAGTGGTTCGTAATGACGAAGTTACTATTGCCGACATCGAAGCGTTAGCCCCTCAATATTTAGTGGTTTCCCCTGGCCCTTGTGATCCCGATAAAGCAGGTATTTCACTGGCGGCTATCGCCCATTTTGCCGGAATTATCCCCATTCTAGGCGTATGTTTAGGGCATCAATGCATTGCGCAGCATTTTGGTGCTAAAGTGGAACGGGCACGACAAGTTATGCATGGTAAAACGAGTCATATTAGCCATTTGGGTTCAGGCTTATTTGAGGATCTCAATCAGCCGCTGGAAGTTACTCGCTACCATTCTCTGATTGTTAATCGCCAATCACTGCCTAGTGAACTGCAAGTCACAGCATGGACTACACACGCTACCGGCGAGTTTGACGAGATCATGGCGTTAGAGCATCAAACCTTACCAATTGCTAGCGTGCAATTTCATCCCGAGTCAATATTGACCGAGCAAGGCCATATACTCCTGAATAATTTCTTGGCAAAATACCGCAGAGAATGA
- a CDS encoding TonB-dependent receptor, translating to MKTLNLNAISLAMVSLFSATSIAATQPSDIEVIEITAKPFEVPVSSLPGTVQLISQAEIQAQAAVSADVSSLLANLVPSYSPETQMLSSTYQGFRGRKSIVMIDGIVVSNSLRETSRVLASISVENIARIEVIHGASAVYGNGESAGVINLVTHQASDLNVEFWSQVKFDGSIHDSDSHGYQFNQRISGTVDQFSYLGQVNWRESGEIFDGNGNQIPSDPAGRGGLGELKDIDGLLKFTYQFNQNADLALNAHYRKLENELSFGRKTIFDNVVVVDPSKPFTGDAPYSENQYLQLEFNHQRLSNHKVNIELSVANSENTQANTVKVESDKFALRFAAQPLSLPRSQDVFTYGIDYQIDETTQHSSRGICEICDVEQTNLAPFAEYQFNFDNFMVQVGARYENFDLDVPSYVATGRYGDAPFFGQQINGGELSYNKTVFNVGAVYRFTETEVYGSFSQGYGLGDLRRLRSINVNDVDNYRQALQPVEADNYEFGLRGQINAFSFDLSLYYTDAEHAQSYVDITDQVIYASLQQVDPRLTYDLSRTFNPDAIDALVTRDERTYGAEFSYAYSFTDSLDIGGTLSHSEGEYRHPTSGWIDLNHSRLSPFKATLYANLELTDKLGANIQINHIGSRGAGERVNLAIPQNGAFGTFEGYQYYGAGVEGYTTVDLSMYYNTDMGDFKLGIKNLFDRVYLPTYAQQGSGSVYGQIDLPSNPALDQIESLVRDFAFRDSYNAQGTTFTLSYSVAY from the coding sequence GTGAAAACACTTAATCTCAATGCTATTTCACTAGCAATGGTCTCTCTTTTCTCAGCAACCAGCATAGCGGCAACCCAGCCTTCCGACATCGAAGTGATAGAAATTACCGCTAAACCTTTTGAAGTACCCGTTTCCTCTTTACCAGGCACAGTGCAGTTAATCAGCCAAGCAGAAATTCAGGCACAAGCAGCGGTTAGTGCCGATGTTTCGTCACTACTTGCTAACTTAGTGCCCAGCTACAGCCCCGAAACACAAATGCTATCAAGTACTTATCAAGGTTTTCGTGGTCGCAAATCAATCGTCATGATCGATGGCATTGTCGTGTCTAATTCTTTGCGTGAAACCAGCCGCGTACTAGCCTCGATATCAGTTGAAAACATTGCTCGTATTGAAGTGATTCATGGCGCCAGCGCAGTATATGGCAATGGTGAATCTGCAGGTGTTATCAACTTAGTCACTCACCAAGCCAGTGATCTAAACGTTGAATTTTGGAGCCAAGTTAAGTTTGACGGTTCAATTCATGATTCAGATTCACATGGTTATCAATTTAACCAACGTATCTCTGGCACTGTCGATCAGTTCTCATATCTTGGCCAGGTGAATTGGCGTGAAAGTGGTGAAATTTTTGATGGCAATGGTAACCAAATCCCTTCCGACCCCGCAGGCAGAGGTGGTTTAGGCGAACTAAAAGATATTGATGGTCTCTTGAAATTCACTTACCAATTTAACCAAAACGCCGATTTAGCCCTCAATGCTCATTATCGTAAACTGGAAAATGAATTGAGCTTTGGCCGCAAAACTATCTTTGACAATGTTGTCGTGGTAGATCCGAGCAAGCCATTTACTGGCGATGCACCTTATAGCGAAAACCAGTATCTGCAACTTGAGTTTAATCATCAAAGATTATCCAACCACAAAGTCAATATTGAGCTTAGTGTCGCCAACAGTGAGAATACACAGGCGAACACAGTCAAAGTTGAGTCTGACAAATTCGCCTTGCGCTTCGCTGCTCAACCTTTATCGCTGCCACGCTCACAAGATGTGTTTACTTACGGTATCGATTATCAAATAGATGAAACAACTCAGCACAGCAGTCGTGGTATTTGTGAAATATGCGATGTTGAACAAACCAACTTAGCCCCCTTTGCAGAGTACCAATTCAATTTTGACAACTTTATGGTGCAAGTCGGTGCACGTTATGAAAATTTTGACTTGGATGTTCCAAGCTATGTCGCGACAGGTCGCTATGGCGATGCCCCTTTCTTTGGTCAGCAAATTAATGGCGGTGAATTAAGCTACAACAAAACTGTGTTCAATGTCGGTGCTGTTTACCGCTTCACAGAAACCGAAGTTTATGGCTCATTTTCACAAGGCTACGGCCTAGGTGATCTGCGCCGATTAAGGTCAATTAACGTTAACGATGTGGATAACTACCGCCAAGCACTTCAACCCGTGGAAGCCGACAACTATGAATTTGGTTTACGTGGGCAAATTAACGCTTTTAGCTTTGATTTAAGCCTTTACTACACCGATGCTGAACATGCACAAAGCTATGTTGATATTACCGACCAAGTGATTTACGCATCGCTTCAGCAAGTCGACCCAAGACTCACTTATGATTTAAGCCGAACGTTTAATCCTGATGCTATTGATGCCTTAGTGACCCGCGATGAGCGCACTTACGGTGCAGAATTTAGCTACGCCTATAGTTTCACCGACTCCTTAGATATCGGTGGCACCTTAAGTCACAGCGAAGGAGAGTATCGTCATCCAACAAGCGGCTGGATTGATCTCAACCACTCGCGTTTAAGCCCATTTAAAGCGACCCTTTACGCGAACTTAGAGCTAACCGACAAGCTAGGCGCTAATATTCAAATTAATCACATTGGTTCACGCGGTGCTGGCGAGCGAGTTAATTTAGCCATCCCACAAAATGGTGCTTTTGGCACGTTTGAAGGGTACCAATACTATGGTGCAGGAGTAGAGGGCTATACAACGGTTGATCTGTCGATGTATTACAACACTGACATGGGGGATTTTAAGCTAGGCATTAAAAACCTATTTGATCGCGTTTACTTGCCAACTTATGCCCAACAAGGGAGTGGCAGTGTTTACGGGCAAATTGATCTGCCGTCAAACCCAGCACTTGATCAGATCGAAAGCTTAGTACGTGATTTTGCTTTTAGAGACAGCTATAACGCTCAAGGAACAACATTTACCCTAAGTTACAGTGTGGCTTACTAA
- the pxpB gene encoding 5-oxoprolinase subunit PxpB, with translation MDISAIEFDFISEDTLLLRWPEQVCRQQHRQIIKAQQHLTNERSQFITDTLVSFNSLLIYYRYPLLSANQLQTLIEQALANRAESHATAQEHANPASADDKPLAGKQISIPTYYDEQAGWDLTEVMQTTGLSQQAIIAKHSEPEYYAYALGFSPGFAYLASLNSQLQMPRKAIPRKQMPAGAVAIAGEQTAVYPDATPGGWHIIGQCPVSLYQVTDTGIESVIKVGDSVRFTPIDRAEFIALGGTLAKEQESIASPISEDLNNSTSNTSPPEKNLSANSRQQHTPLLNKPLLTVNKGAARVSLQDLGRKHCSQYGVSPSGAADEYALMTANQILGNTSFEAALEILLGDVEIVFYQACELVVAAVGDEQPFILNNEAKPMWQRLCIQAGDTLNIAPFRQGNYAYLSIKGGFATSSWFESAIAKLNAPIVNEYFANQPLAKAKPDVAQQVDSQVTSQIAAQPVKNLRSYSTFYPAPELACEQASPFIARFIANKAWQNLSDYQQEALLNQVFTIDISSNKMGYRLNRQGFVNSSTNSQSAYQALGDSAGTISKPVTYGQIQLPSAKQWIVLMKDRQTIGGYPSIGSVMKTDLFRLAQLKPNYPVRFQPISLAQAQVQLAAFYQRFGNF, from the coding sequence ATGGATATCAGCGCAATCGAATTCGATTTTATCAGTGAAGACACTTTGCTATTGCGTTGGCCCGAACAAGTGTGTCGTCAGCAACACCGACAAATTATCAAAGCTCAGCAACATTTAACCAATGAACGAAGTCAGTTTATTACCGACACGTTAGTAAGCTTTAACTCACTACTGATTTACTACCGCTACCCTCTGCTCTCTGCTAATCAACTTCAAACACTGATCGAACAAGCATTAGCTAATCGTGCAGAAAGTCACGCAACGGCACAGGAGCATGCAAATCCAGCAAGTGCCGATGATAAACCACTAGCGGGTAAGCAAATTAGTATTCCCACTTACTATGACGAGCAAGCTGGTTGGGACTTAACCGAGGTGATGCAAACCACGGGATTAAGCCAACAGGCGATAATCGCCAAACACAGTGAACCTGAATATTATGCCTATGCCCTAGGGTTTTCACCGGGCTTTGCTTATCTCGCCAGCCTAAACTCGCAACTGCAAATGCCCAGAAAAGCGATCCCTCGCAAACAAATGCCAGCAGGTGCAGTTGCCATTGCTGGTGAACAAACCGCGGTATACCCAGATGCTACTCCAGGAGGCTGGCATATTATCGGGCAATGTCCCGTATCGCTTTATCAAGTGACGGATACTGGCATCGAAAGTGTTATCAAAGTGGGAGATAGTGTGCGCTTCACACCAATTGACCGCGCTGAATTTATCGCACTTGGCGGTACACTAGCAAAAGAACAAGAGTCAATAGCTAGTCCAATAAGCGAGGATCTCAACAACTCAACATCAAATACTTCACCGCCAGAAAAGAACCTAAGCGCGAATAGCCGTCAACAGCACACGCCGCTACTTAACAAGCCATTACTGACAGTCAACAAAGGCGCAGCTCGCGTTAGTCTGCAAGACTTAGGACGTAAACATTGTAGCCAGTATGGCGTTAGCCCATCAGGCGCCGCTGATGAATATGCGTTGATGACAGCCAATCAAATACTGGGTAATACCAGCTTTGAAGCAGCACTGGAAATACTGCTCGGTGATGTTGAAATCGTATTCTATCAAGCATGCGAGCTAGTGGTCGCAGCTGTTGGTGATGAACAGCCATTCATATTAAATAATGAAGCCAAGCCAATGTGGCAAAGGCTCTGCATTCAAGCAGGTGATACCCTGAATATTGCGCCATTTAGGCAAGGCAATTACGCCTATCTAAGTATCAAAGGGGGTTTTGCCACTAGCTCATGGTTTGAAAGTGCGATAGCTAAACTTAATGCGCCAATCGTAAATGAATACTTTGCCAATCAGCCGTTAGCCAAAGCTAAACCTGACGTTGCTCAACAAGTTGATTCTCAAGTGACTTCTCAGATAGCGGCTCAACCTGTCAAAAATCTGCGTAGCTATTCAACCTTCTATCCAGCGCCAGAATTGGCATGCGAACAAGCATCACCTTTTATTGCTAGGTTTATTGCGAATAAAGCTTGGCAAAATTTGTCAGATTACCAACAAGAAGCATTGCTGAACCAAGTATTCACGATTGATATCAGCTCAAACAAAATGGGTTATCGCCTTAATCGCCAAGGATTTGTGAACTCATCAACTAACAGCCAATCTGCATACCAAGCTTTGGGTGACAGCGCAGGCACAATTTCCAAGCCGGTCACTTATGGTCAAATTCAGCTACCAAGCGCAAAACAATGGATTGTGCTAATGAAAGATAGGCAGACCATCGGCGGCTACCCAAGTATCGGCAGCGTGATGAAAACCGATCTGTTTCGTCTCGCCCAATTAAAGCCAAACTACCCTGTGCGTTTTCAGCCAATTTCGCTGGCGCAAGCGCAAGTGCAACTCGCCGCTTTTTATCAGCGTTTTGGTAACTTTTAA
- a CDS encoding 5-oxoprolinase subunit PxpA, with protein MKKIKLNCDLGESFGQWTMGRDEAVMPLIDEANIACGFHAGDPLVMQQTVALAVKHHVSIGAHPSYPDLQGFGRRSIAMTSEELIAHLQYQLGALQGICQVNNATLAFVKPHGALYNDMMRDISLFTTICRAISQFDQNLVLVIQALTDTSQWQTIAEQFQLTLRFEAFADRHYQDNGLLVPRSDANAVITEPKQVYKRIKQLAATGQLLSINGKPLTLQVDTICVHSDTDNALEIASTLASIN; from the coding sequence GTGAAAAAAATTAAGCTTAACTGTGATTTAGGTGAAAGTTTCGGACAGTGGACAATGGGCCGAGATGAGGCAGTTATGCCATTAATTGACGAAGCCAACATCGCCTGCGGCTTTCACGCTGGCGACCCTCTGGTGATGCAACAAACGGTCGCCTTAGCGGTGAAACATCACGTCAGTATTGGTGCGCACCCTAGTTACCCAGATTTACAAGGCTTTGGTCGCCGCTCAATAGCGATGACAAGTGAAGAACTCATTGCTCATTTACAGTATCAATTGGGGGCGCTACAAGGCATCTGCCAAGTCAATAATGCAACATTAGCATTTGTAAAACCCCATGGCGCACTCTACAACGACATGATGCGCGATATCAGCCTATTTACAACTATCTGCCGAGCTATCAGCCAGTTCGACCAAAACTTAGTGTTGGTGATACAAGCCTTAACTGATACATCACAATGGCAAACAATCGCTGAGCAATTCCAGCTAACATTGCGTTTTGAAGCGTTTGCCGACCGCCATTATCAAGACAATGGCTTGTTGGTGCCACGTAGTGACGCTAATGCGGTCATTACAGAGCCTAAGCAAGTTTACAAAAGAATTAAGCAGTTAGCGGCAACGGGACAACTACTCAGTATTAATGGCAAACCGTTAACACTGCAAGTTGACACCATTTGTGTGCATTCAGACACAGACAATGCATTGGAAATCGCCAGCACGTTAGCGAGCATTAACTAA
- a CDS encoding sensor histidine kinase, translated as MTCLVAIFFFGDATNPMVWGICSGYALLLALMTRYLDVRELAAQSQSDLINHLWSLFPFVLDLCFYGVLLQMHGGASNAGVFVLYLPVIVAAMEMKRRIAWLVAVLAIAIYTGLMLQGHAAHFEHLSESFTNHLSGMWLTFVISTLLMTWFVTQQRQAIISQQKQIRKLRERQLRDEQILSVATMGANTTHRLATPLSTARLLVDELKENQAYEQGLVDELSAQIHVCHQTVHTIAKQVRSHQSANMKLVAIDDFIEQTLQYWWISRNDIRYQLNVAPECVNYALSTDFNLQMSLTNLLENAAYASLANQQDEITIDVSVSAQQVVINIDDQGQGIDPKLLSQLGQVKVASKSQGMGMGLALANATIERFAGQLQLFNLPSGSRSQVILPCQALALGH; from the coding sequence TTGACCTGCCTAGTAGCCATTTTTTTCTTTGGCGATGCGACCAATCCTATGGTTTGGGGAATTTGTTCTGGCTATGCATTGCTATTGGCGTTAATGACTCGCTATTTAGATGTGCGCGAGCTGGCGGCGCAAAGCCAATCTGATCTCATTAATCACCTATGGTCATTGTTCCCTTTTGTGCTCGATTTATGTTTTTACGGCGTGTTACTGCAAATGCATGGCGGTGCCAGTAACGCAGGCGTTTTTGTACTTTATTTACCAGTAATTGTTGCTGCCATGGAGATGAAGCGGCGCATTGCTTGGCTGGTTGCAGTCTTGGCAATTGCCATATATACCGGTTTAATGCTGCAAGGACATGCCGCTCATTTTGAACACCTATCGGAAAGTTTTACCAATCATTTATCTGGTATGTGGCTGACTTTTGTTATCTCCACCTTGCTGATGACTTGGTTTGTTACTCAGCAGCGCCAAGCGATTATTAGCCAGCAAAAACAAATTCGAAAATTGCGTGAACGCCAGTTAAGAGATGAGCAAATATTGTCAGTGGCAACCATGGGGGCAAATACCACGCACCGTTTGGCAACGCCATTATCAACGGCACGTTTGCTAGTTGATGAACTAAAGGAAAATCAAGCGTATGAGCAGGGGTTGGTGGACGAGCTCAGTGCTCAAATTCATGTTTGTCACCAAACTGTGCATACCATTGCCAAACAAGTGCGTAGTCATCAATCAGCCAATATGAAACTGGTCGCGATTGATGACTTTATTGAACAGACTTTGCAGTATTGGTGGATTAGCCGCAACGATATACGCTATCAACTAAATGTTGCACCTGAGTGCGTGAACTATGCGTTATCCACTGACTTTAATCTGCAAATGTCACTGACTAACTTATTGGAAAATGCCGCTTATGCTAGCCTTGCTAATCAGCAGGATGAAATCACCATTGATGTGAGCGTCAGCGCTCAGCAAGTGGTAATTAATATTGATGATCAAGGACAAGGCATAGATCCCAAACTCTTGTCACAATTGGGGCAAGTGAAGGTGGCCAGTAAATCACAAGGTATGGGTATGGGGTTGGCGTTAGCCAATGCCACCATTGAACGTTTTGCTGGGCAATTACAGCTATTTAATTTACCGAGCGGTTCTCGTAGTCAAGTGATTTTACCTTGTCAGGCGCTGGCCCTTGGCCATTGA
- a CDS encoding response regulator transcription factor, translating into MKLLLLEDDIAFAGVLARQLTRKGFEVEHIDQLDALLPTCQRWQPDAVILDMNLGSESSLPMITQVRAALPNSKIILVTGYASIATTVTAIKSGADDYLPKPIELSSLLAVLGQVNDQSCADNLPNPAQTLTSPERIEWEYIQRVLQENQGNVSATARQLNMHRRTLQRKLAKKPVNS; encoded by the coding sequence TTGAAGTTATTACTATTAGAAGATGATATTGCCTTTGCTGGCGTATTAGCACGACAGCTAACGCGCAAAGGCTTTGAGGTCGAGCATATCGACCAGCTTGATGCCTTATTACCTACCTGCCAGCGTTGGCAGCCAGATGCTGTGATTTTGGATATGAACTTAGGCAGTGAGTCATCATTGCCAATGATCACTCAAGTACGGGCTGCGTTGCCGAATAGCAAAATCATTCTGGTTACAGGATATGCCAGTATCGCCACCACAGTCACCGCGATAAAATCAGGTGCAGATGATTATCTGCCTAAACCGATTGAATTAAGCTCTTTATTGGCGGTGTTAGGTCAGGTGAACGACCAGTCCTGTGCGGACAATCTGCCTAATCCTGCGCAAACCTTAACCTCACCTGAGCGCATCGAGTGGGAGTATATTCAACGTGTGCTACAAGAAAACCAAGGTAATGTTTCGGCGACTGCGCGGCAACTAAATATGCATCGTCGAACTTTGCAGCGTAAGCTGGCAAAAAAGCCGGTAAATAGTTGA
- the ybaK gene encoding Cys-tRNA(Pro) deacylase, producing MTPAVTFAKRQKLAFELLEYQHDANASSYGMEAVEKLQLPAESVFKTLVVETEQGQLIVAIIPVSEKLSLKLIAKAAKAKKAVMANPDKVQRTTGYVLGGVSPLGQKKRLPTFIDSSAEQQAKIYVSAGRRGLEIGIAPQDLEKSLNAGFSALIA from the coding sequence ATGACCCCAGCAGTTACCTTTGCCAAACGCCAAAAACTGGCGTTTGAGCTTTTAGAATATCAACACGATGCCAATGCCAGCTCGTACGGGATGGAAGCAGTTGAAAAATTACAGCTGCCCGCCGAAAGCGTATTTAAAACCTTAGTGGTAGAAACTGAGCAAGGGCAGCTAATCGTTGCCATTATCCCCGTGAGTGAGAAACTTAGCCTGAAGCTTATCGCCAAAGCAGCAAAAGCCAAAAAAGCCGTGATGGCAAATCCTGATAAAGTGCAGCGCACCACAGGTTATGTACTTGGCGGTGTTAGCCCACTTGGACAGAAAAAACGCCTACCAACCTTTATTGATAGCAGCGCTGAACAGCAGGCAAAAATCTACGTAAGTGCCGGTCGTCGTGGTTTGGAAATTGGCATAGCGCCACAAGATTTAGAGAAATCATTAAATGCAGGGTTTAGTGCGTTAATCGCGTAG
- a CDS encoding hybrid-cluster NAD(P)-dependent oxidoreductase has product MAHLQQISVYPIKSTAGIQLSSSWVDPIGLPYDRRFVICDQNGQFITARTQPKLCLVQANLTPDGLMLTAPDMPLLAVRYSQCLDEYQHVTVWGDTILGQRSHESVDHWFSQFLGQPCHLLFFGEQSNRQVKNTTNPVAFADGYPLLLISQASLDDLNSRLKQPISMRQFRPNIVVQDCEPFAEDTWRHIRIGEVEFELTKPCTRCVFTTVDPDTGEKHSQLEPLATLKSYRQIAKGDVLFGQNLIPLNQGQIRFGDQVTVLDRQFTPEFVNVKAISLSNANKKSNVNKKQSTNKQTADTAGQAPSVEQASLVCQHIYDETHDVKTFVFKAKSGNLPENFQHYQAGQHLPFKLTIDGKTVNAIYTLSSSPTRNQSLTITVKRVPNGKVSNFLHDHFNVGDEILAKAPNGKFHLGNINQQRILLLSAGSGITPMLSMLKALTDQCDNREVIFFHSARSEKDLIALDEITALAKQHGNCKLHFTLTQSALPQWQDFQGHLSASMLAVIPDIGSLDAMVCGPQGFRDSAKDLLMAAGLPESQFHFESFGTRPTDKKPATESLLAQVNIRFESWDKAVLGNTKESVLDQGEAAGLIMPYSCRGGMCGSCKVKLDSGEVRQLATDGLMPGEQEQGYILACSCVPKTDIVISKAPRK; this is encoded by the coding sequence ATGGCACACTTGCAACAAATCAGCGTTTATCCGATAAAATCAACGGCTGGCATTCAGTTATCATCCAGTTGGGTTGACCCAATTGGTTTACCTTACGACCGTCGCTTTGTAATTTGCGATCAAAATGGCCAATTTATTACCGCCCGCACCCAGCCAAAATTATGTTTAGTGCAAGCTAACTTAACGCCAGATGGCCTGATGCTAACCGCGCCAGACATGCCCTTGTTAGCAGTGCGATATAGCCAGTGTCTTGACGAATACCAACATGTTACTGTGTGGGGCGATACCATTTTAGGCCAGCGCAGTCATGAAAGTGTTGACCATTGGTTTAGTCAGTTTTTAGGGCAGCCTTGCCACTTATTGTTCTTCGGTGAGCAATCTAATCGTCAGGTAAAAAACACCACTAATCCGGTCGCCTTTGCCGATGGTTACCCCTTGTTATTAATCTCGCAAGCCTCGCTTGATGACTTAAACAGTCGCTTAAAGCAGCCAATTTCAATGCGCCAATTCCGCCCCAATATCGTTGTACAAGATTGTGAGCCATTTGCGGAAGATACTTGGCGTCATATCCGCATTGGTGAAGTAGAGTTTGAGCTAACCAAACCCTGCACACGATGTGTGTTTACTACAGTCGATCCAGATACAGGTGAAAAACACAGCCAGTTAGAGCCATTAGCGACATTAAAAAGCTACCGCCAAATAGCCAAAGGCGATGTCTTGTTTGGTCAAAACTTAATTCCGCTTAATCAAGGGCAAATTCGTTTTGGTGATCAAGTCACTGTTTTAGATCGCCAATTTACCCCAGAGTTTGTTAACGTTAAAGCGATTAGCCTTAGCAACGCCAACAAAAAGAGTAACGTAAACAAGAAGCAAAGCACTAACAAACAAACAGCTGATACAGCAGGTCAAGCACCAAGTGTGGAACAAGCAAGCCTTGTTTGTCAGCATATTTACGACGAAACCCACGATGTTAAAACCTTCGTATTCAAAGCAAAAAGCGGCAACTTACCTGAAAATTTTCAGCATTATCAAGCCGGTCAGCACTTACCGTTTAAACTGACTATCGACGGTAAAACCGTTAATGCCATTTACACGCTAAGCTCGTCACCAACGCGAAATCAGAGCTTAACCATTACCGTTAAGCGTGTGCCTAATGGCAAAGTCTCCAATTTTTTGCATGATCACTTTAACGTTGGCGATGAAATTCTGGCCAAAGCACCGAATGGCAAGTTCCACTTAGGCAATATCAACCAGCAACGGATTTTATTGCTCAGTGCAGGCTCTGGCATTACCCCAATGTTGTCGATGCTAAAAGCATTAACCGACCAATGCGATAACCGTGAAGTGATATTTTTCCATAGCGCCCGCAGTGAAAAAGACTTAATTGCCCTGGATGAAATCACGGCGTTAGCCAAGCAACATGGCAACTGCAAATTACACTTTACCCTAACGCAGTCAGCTCTGCCCCAATGGCAAGACTTTCAAGGGCACCTAAGCGCTAGCATGCTGGCTGTAATTCCAGATATTGGGAGCCTTGATGCTATGGTCTGTGGCCCGCAAGGGTTTAGAGACAGTGCCAAGGACCTGCTAATGGCCGCAGGCTTGCCAGAATCGCAATTTCACTTTGAAAGCTTTGGCACACGCCCGACCGATAAAAAGCCAGCAACGGAGTCACTGCTAGCACAGGTCAATATTCGATTCGAGTCATGGGATAAAGCTGTCTTAGGTAATACCAAGGAATCCGTATTAGATCAGGGCGAAGCGGCAGGGCTAATTATGCCTTATTCTTGTCGCGGCGGTATGTGTGGCAGCTGTAAAGTAAAACTAGACAGCGGTGAAGTGCGCCAACTCGCCACCGATGGTTTAATGCCGGGCGAGCAAGAGCAAGGCTATATTCTTGCCTGTAGCTGCGTACCCAAAACCGATATTGTCATCAGTAAAGCACCAAGAAAGTAG